From Vespula vulgaris chromosome 11, iyVesVulg1.1, whole genome shotgun sequence, the proteins below share one genomic window:
- the LOC127067855 gene encoding uncharacterized protein LOC127067855 isoform X2: MLGPESRKTTYIGALIGSAIGSVIPLMIEPLKKSFIVFTLVGGIYGSVIARYFHGKDCLSIVDNHPRNTYRQPRKNKPFEVETPLERESIKKGSSIDIEAFQQIDQQDDGFSSVNTREYQPVISADVPEKKEKQISEGITYDELRRRNRDSFQSGNIQHRYAKRTVDSKESQSTQNQDFKSEFNTESDLFPMPSSTGNHKTKYGDIWD, from the exons ATGCTAGGTCCAGAATCAAGAAAGACTACCTACATTGGTGCATTAATTGGTTCTGCAATTGGATCAGTTATTCCTTTAATGATTGAACCGTTGAAAAAATCTTTCATAGTTTTTACTTTGGTTGGAGGTATATATGGATCTGTTATTGCAAGATATTTTCATGGTAAAGATTGTTTATCTATAGTTGATAATCATCCACGCAATACTTATAG acaaCCAAGGAAGAATAAACCTTTTGAAGTAGAAACACCATTGGAAAGagaatctattaaaaaaggaTCTTCGATAGATATTGAAGCTTTTCAACAAATAGACCAACAGGATGATGGATTTTCTTCTGTTAATACTC gtGAATATCAACCAGTTATAAGCGCTGATGTaccagaaaagaaagaaaaacaaatatctgAAGGTATAACTTATGATGAGTTACGGcgaagaaatagagacagTTTTCAATCAGGAAACATACAGCATAGATATGCAAAACG AACTGTTGATTCAAAAGAAAGTCAATCCACACAGAATCAAGATTTTAAATCAGAATTCAACACAGAATCTGATCTTTTCCCTATGCCAAGTAGTACTGGAAATCACAAAACGAAATATGGTGACATATGGgattga
- the LOC127067853 gene encoding uncharacterized protein C05D11.1-like, which produces MTPVDNTPRENMGGFELICSLKSNDIIPVHKYKSKNTGLTVFIAEVDGPIVDGYFCLATEAFDDDGLPHTLEHLIFLGSENYPYKGILDLMANRCLASGTNATTDVDITFYTMTTAGNEGFLSLMPIYLEHILYPTLQDSAYLTEVHHINGEGEDAGVVYCEMQAKENMGEYLVYNELCKAIYPGHCGYKSMTGGALKNLRESTNNEKVRKYHKDFYRPENLTIIIAGQVNHDKVFKMLQPVEQMILSKGSRGPFERPWQSPVPPFTESVDIDLFYPCDDEDNGIINVGWRGPSCVHEIYDRIGCSLLLKYLTDTPVSPLQEDFVEMKDPYASNVVYSLCENSVSILYIIFENVPKPKIPLFSSRLSEVLKEIYEIGIDMKRMKTVIHRNMLETLSHLENDPHNTVAFMIIGDVLYGNTKEDLDQRLNQIKEIKKLFEEPESYWLNLLKKYFIDTPVVIVKGIPSIEKRHQLMEEEKARVAKQIESLGKEGLQKKEKELQEAVIQNERSIPNELLTAIPIPSTDSINYHQIKSYTTETPEQHSHFNVTKLPLFTYLDHVNTNFIYISVIMDTSSITKEQRLYLPLLLEAFMESPVKGNGELIPYQEVIATLEADTIETSTSIGIDRFIRFSCGPYSHSASLMIQLELSKYKKGVQWIRKLLYQTELISDRLKIIATKMINNVAQIKRRGSKIVSDLMKGLTYNEDNNFYASSILRQQKFLTKMIERLNNESSEQEVIAEIESVRKVLTSTENVVLYIAANVDKLSAEVENVYTPWNDFFSDIDATKKKPLNVTSDWQLMNLSKDVSLKGCVTGLGCIDSSFLVQSCQSINDFHNEDLAALFVCLQYLNQTEGPMWRLIRGQGLSYGYGIYPKIHEGLLYFSLYKSANVVAAYKEARNIVQAHFAKDKWEKLLFESAKSSLIFEIINKEKTVDDVVKQSLLYYFKKVPHDYNKQIVRRISTVTIEDLNRVAIRYVKPLFYPSETKTTIVCHPSKASEVAAAFKEFGHELQIYNSLEETFLNE; this is translated from the exons ATGACGCCAGTCGACAATACTCCGAGAGAAAATATGGGTGGTTTTGAGCTTATTTGTTCATTGAAGTCAAACGATATCATACcggtacataaatataaatctaagAATACAGGTTTAACGGTTTTTATAGCAGAAGTTGATGGTCCGATTGTTGATGGTTATTTTTGTCTTG caaCCGAAGCATTCGATGATGATGGATTACCGCATACCCTGGAACATCTTATCTTTTTGGGTAGTGAAAATTATCCATATAAAGGAATTCTTGATTTAATGGCCAATAGATGTCTTGCATCTGGTACTAATGCAACGACAGATGTAGATATTACCTTCTATACTATGACAACAGCTGGTAACGAAggatttttatcgttaatgcCTATTTATTTGGAACATATACTGTATCCTACACTAcag GATTCTGCATATCTTACGGAAGTTCATCATATTAATGGAGAGGGTGAAGATGCAGGAGTCGTTTATTGTGAAATGCAAGCGAAGGAAAACATGGGAGAATATCTAGtttataatgaattatgtAAGGCCATATATCCTGGACATTGTGGCTATAAATCGATGACAGGAG gagcattaaaaaatttaagagagagtacaaataatgaaaaagttaGGAAATATCACAAGGACTTCTATCGTCCtgaaaatttaacaataataatagctGGACAAGTGAACCATGATAAAGTTTTTAAAATGCTACAACCTGTAGAACAAATGATTTTGTCAAAA gGTTCTAGAGGTCCATTTGAAAGACCTTGGCAAAGTCCAGTACCACCATTTACAGAAAGCGTGGATATAGATCTGTTTTATCCATGTGATGATGAAGATAATGGTATAATAAATGTTGGTTGGCGTGGACCATCCTGTGTTCATGAAATTTATGATCGAATTGGTTGCTCTTTGCTATTAAAGTATCTTACAGATACACCAGTTAGTCCTCTACAAGAAGATTTTGTAGAGATGAAGGATCCTTATGCGAGCAATGTTGTGTATTCCTTGTGTGAAAATTCTGTTtcaattctttatataatttttgagaATGTTCCTAAACCTAAAATTCCTCTTTTCTCGAGCCGTTTATCAGAAGTTTTaaaggaaatatatgaaattggTATTGACATGAAGAGAATGAAAACTGTGATACATAGAAATATGCTTGAAACTTTAAGTCATCTGGAAAATGATCCGCATAATACTGTTGCGTTTATGATCATTGGAGATGTTTTGTATGGTAATACTAAAGAAGAT TTGGATCAACGATtgaatcaaataaaagaaattaaaaaattatttgaagaaCCAGAATCATATTGGttaaatcttttgaaaaaatattttattgatactCCGGTGGTTATCGTCAAGGGTATACCGAGTATAGAAAAACGACATCAGctaatggaagaagaaaaagcacgTGTTGCTAAACAAATAGAGAGTTTAGGCAAAGAAGGCttacagaagaaagaaaaagagctcCAAGAAGCAGTAATTCAAAATGAG AGATCAATTCCTAATGAGTTATTAACAGCTATACCAATTCCTAGCACCGATTCCATTAATTACCACCAAATTAAAAGTTACACCACAGAAACACCTGAACAGCATTCACATTTTAATGTTACAAAGTTGCCACTGTTTACGTATTTAGATCATGTTAATACGAACTTTATttat ATTTCTGTTATTATGGATACATCATCCATTACAAAAGAACAAAGATTGTACCTACCATTGTTACTTGAAGCATTCATGGAATCTCCAGTGAAAGGAAATGGCGAATTAATACCATACCAAGAAGTTATTGCTACATTAGAAGCTGATACCATTGAAACAAGTACTTCCATAGGGATAGACAGATTCATTAGATTCTCTTGTGGACCTTACAGTCATAGTGCAAGTCTGATGATCCAA ctggaattaagtaaatataaaaaaggcgTACAATGGATTAGAAAACTTTTATATCAAACAGAATTAATCTCtgatagattaaaaataattgcaacCAAGATGATAAACAATGTCGCACAGattaaaagaagaggaagtaaAATAGTTAGCGATTTGATGAAAGGTTTAACATATAATGAAG atAACAATTTTTACGCATCAAGTATTTTACGTCAACAAAAATTCCTTACTAAAATGATCGAACGTCTCAATAATGAATCGAGCGAACAAGAAGTGATAGCAGAAATCGAATCGGTTAGGAAAGTTTTAACTTCTACTGAAAATGTGGTATTATATATAGCTGCTAATGTTGATAAATTATCAGCGGAAGTTGAAAATGTTTACACTCCATGGAATGATTTCTTTTCGGACATAGAcgctacaaaaaaaaagcc acTGAATGTAACTTCCGACTGGCAGCTAATGAATCTTTCCAAGGATGTTTCACTTAAAGGTTGTGTCACAGGATTAGGATGTATAGATTCATCGTTTCTAGTACAATCCTGCCAAAGTATAAACGATTTCCACAATGAAGATTTAGCGGCTTTGTTTGTATGCTTACAATATTTAAATCAAACCGAG GGTCCTATGTGGAGATTAATTCGAGGACAAGGTCTATCATATGGATATGGTATTTATCCAAAAATACATGAAGGATTATTATACTTCTCATTGTATAAATCAGCCAATGTTGTAGCGGCATACAAAGAAGCAAGAAATATAGTT CAAGCACATTTTGCCAAGGATAAATGGGAGAAGTTACTTTTCGAATCTGCGAAATCTTCGCTAATATTTGAGATTATTAACAAGGAAAAAACTGTAGACGATGTAGTTAAACAATCCCTTTTGTATTACTTTAAAAAAGTACCACACGATTATAACAAGCAAATAGTACGTCGTATATCAACTGTTACCATAGAAGATCTAAATCGCGTAGCGATACGCTATGTAAAACCATTGTTTTATCCATCGGAAACTAAAACGACTATAGTTTGTCACCCATCAAAAGCTTCGG
- the LOC127067855 gene encoding uncharacterized protein LOC127067855 isoform X1 has protein sequence MSDELKKERLRELLTKIYRVDREISAETLDEITKCMLGPESRKTTYIGALIGSAIGSVIPLMIEPLKKSFIVFTLVGGIYGSVIARYFHGKDCLSIVDNHPRNTYRQPRKNKPFEVETPLERESIKKGSSIDIEAFQQIDQQDDGFSSVNTREYQPVISADVPEKKEKQISEGITYDELRRRNRDSFQSGNIQHRYAKRTVDSKESQSTQNQDFKSEFNTESDLFPMPSSTGNHKTKYGDIWD, from the exons atgtcagatgaattaaaaaaagaaagacttcGAGAATTGTTGACGAAAATTTAT CgtgtagatagagagatatcaGCAGAAACATTGGATGAGATTACAAAATGTATGCTAGGTCCAGAATCAAGAAAGACTACCTACATTGGTGCATTAATTGGTTCTGCAATTGGATCAGTTATTCCTTTAATGATTGAACCGTTGAAAAAATCTTTCATAGTTTTTACTTTGGTTGGAGGTATATATGGATCTGTTATTGCAAGATATTTTCATGGTAAAGATTGTTTATCTATAGTTGATAATCATCCACGCAATACTTATAG acaaCCAAGGAAGAATAAACCTTTTGAAGTAGAAACACCATTGGAAAGagaatctattaaaaaaggaTCTTCGATAGATATTGAAGCTTTTCAACAAATAGACCAACAGGATGATGGATTTTCTTCTGTTAATACTC gtGAATATCAACCAGTTATAAGCGCTGATGTaccagaaaagaaagaaaaacaaatatctgAAGGTATAACTTATGATGAGTTACGGcgaagaaatagagacagTTTTCAATCAGGAAACATACAGCATAGATATGCAAAACG AACTGTTGATTCAAAAGAAAGTCAATCCACACAGAATCAAGATTTTAAATCAGAATTCAACACAGAATCTGATCTTTTCCCTATGCCAAGTAGTACTGGAAATCACAAAACGAAATATGGTGACATATGGgattga